A section of the Sphingomonas sp. LT1P40 genome encodes:
- a CDS encoding PQQ-dependent sugar dehydrogenase, producing the protein MMAGRWLTAAAALALAGCGSGGSGSVVTPAPTPTPTATSTPAPPTTAVQSTTVATFNQPWAMTFLPDGRMLVTERGGVLYLVTDSGTKTTVTGTPTVAAAGQGGLLDVALDPQFAANRRVYLSFAENGAGGSGLAVARATLNTAATALEGVTTIWRQAPKIAGDTRHFGGRMAFSPDGFLFVTAGDRHQGAPAQDLAQTLGKIVRLNLDGTTPSGNPFAATAGARAEIWTLGHRNPYGLVFATDGRLFESEMGPSGGDEFNLIARGSNYGWRIVSEGDDGEVLPRHSTRPDFAAPLVSWTPVIAPGGMIQYTGTRFIGWNGDFVLAGLVSQGLVRVRLSGSTASEVARVALGARIREVEQGPDGAIWVLEDGNGVGLRKLVPAP; encoded by the coding sequence ATGATGGCCGGGCGCTGGCTGACTGCGGCGGCTGCACTCGCCCTGGCCGGATGTGGCAGCGGCGGGAGCGGCAGTGTCGTGACGCCCGCGCCGACCCCCACGCCAACCGCCACCAGCACGCCCGCGCCGCCGACCACTGCAGTTCAATCGACGACCGTCGCCACCTTCAATCAGCCTTGGGCGATGACATTCCTGCCCGATGGCCGGATGCTGGTAACCGAACGCGGGGGCGTGCTGTACCTCGTCACCGACTCCGGCACAAAGACGACGGTCACGGGCACGCCGACGGTCGCCGCCGCCGGACAGGGCGGACTGCTCGACGTCGCGCTCGACCCACAATTTGCCGCCAACCGCCGCGTCTATCTCAGCTTCGCCGAAAACGGCGCGGGCGGTAGCGGTCTTGCGGTCGCGCGCGCCACGCTCAACACTGCCGCGACCGCATTGGAAGGCGTGACGACGATCTGGCGACAGGCACCGAAGATCGCGGGCGATACGCGCCATTTCGGCGGCCGCATGGCATTCTCGCCCGACGGCTTTCTATTCGTCACTGCCGGTGACCGACATCAAGGTGCCCCTGCGCAGGATCTGGCACAGACGCTGGGCAAGATCGTGCGGCTTAATCTCGATGGCACGACGCCCTCGGGCAATCCGTTCGCCGCCACCGCTGGTGCCCGTGCCGAAATCTGGACGCTCGGCCATCGCAACCCCTACGGGCTCGTCTTCGCCACCGACGGACGGCTGTTCGAGAGTGAGATGGGGCCGAGCGGTGGCGACGAATTCAACCTGATCGCACGCGGCAGCAACTATGGCTGGCGGATCGTGTCGGAGGGTGACGATGGCGAGGTGCTGCCGCGCCATTCCACCCGGCCCGATTTCGCCGCACCGCTGGTCAGCTGGACACCGGTGATCGCCCCCGGCGGAATGATCCAATATACCGGCACGCGCTTTATCGGCTGGAACGGCGATTTCGTCCTCGCCGGACTGGTGTCGCAGGGGTTGGTGCGCGTGCGCCTGTCGGGCTCGACCGCCAGCGAAGTGGCCCGTGTTGCACTTGGCGCGCGCATCCGCGAGGTCGAACAGGGACCGGACGGCGCGATCTGGGTGCTGGAGGACGGTAACGGCGTGGGGTTGCGGAAACTCGTGCCCGCCCCCTAG
- a CDS encoding PQQ-dependent sugar dehydrogenase produces MRLLPIAALSLTLIACTGAEPGNGQTPASQTGGAAGVPFTVTPVADFDAPWAMTFLPDGRMLVTEKAGTLLLVSADGKTKTSVSGIPAVDSAGQGALKDVVLAPGFATNKQVYFSYSEAGDGGKGVVLARGTLTEGASPSLANVQTLFRASPYVSGNGHYSGRIAFAPDGKHLFFANGERQKFDPAQDPKATLGKMLRLTLDGKPAGDPGLTAQGFHPAVWSYGHRNLLGLAFDKAGNLWEQEMGPKGGDEVNLILPGKNYGYPIVSDGDHYDGRDIPDHKTRPEFEAPKVSWNPAISPGGLIVYSGKLFPDWAGDLFIGGLSSQALIRVDVNGTGAAKGDQFPMGARIREVEEGPDGAIWLLEDGGQGSQGRLLKLTPKK; encoded by the coding sequence ATGCGCCTGTTGCCGATCGCCGCTCTCTCGCTCACCCTGATCGCCTGCACGGGGGCCGAACCGGGCAACGGCCAGACGCCCGCCAGCCAGACCGGGGGCGCAGCCGGCGTTCCGTTCACGGTCACGCCAGTCGCCGATTTCGATGCACCCTGGGCGATGACCTTCCTGCCCGACGGGCGCATGCTGGTAACAGAGAAGGCCGGAACATTGCTGCTGGTCAGCGCGGACGGCAAGACCAAGACGTCGGTTTCGGGCATCCCCGCCGTGGACAGCGCGGGCCAGGGCGCACTCAAGGATGTCGTGCTCGCCCCTGGCTTCGCCACCAACAAGCAAGTCTATTTCAGCTATTCGGAGGCCGGTGACGGCGGCAAGGGCGTCGTCCTCGCGCGCGGCACGCTGACCGAAGGCGCGTCACCCAGCCTCGCCAACGTGCAGACGCTGTTCCGCGCGTCACCCTATGTCAGCGGCAACGGCCATTATTCTGGCCGCATCGCCTTTGCCCCCGACGGCAAGCATCTGTTCTTCGCCAATGGCGAGCGTCAGAAATTCGACCCGGCACAGGATCCCAAAGCCACGCTTGGCAAGATGCTGCGCCTGACCCTCGACGGCAAACCGGCGGGCGATCCCGGCCTGACCGCTCAGGGCTTTCACCCCGCGGTCTGGTCATACGGCCATCGCAACCTGCTCGGACTCGCTTTCGACAAGGCCGGCAATCTGTGGGAACAGGAAATGGGGCCGAAGGGCGGCGATGAGGTCAACCTGATCCTGCCCGGCAAGAATTACGGCTACCCGATCGTCTCCGACGGCGACCATTATGACGGCCGCGACATCCCCGATCACAAGACCCGTCCCGAGTTCGAGGCGCCTAAAGTATCGTGGAATCCCGCGATCTCACCCGGCGGGTTGATCGTCTATTCGGGCAAGCTGTTCCCGGACTGGGCAGGCGACCTGTTCATCGGCGGCCTGTCGAGCCAGGCGCTGATCCGCGTCGATGTGAACGGAACGGGCGCTGCCAAGGGTGACCAGTTCCCGATGGGCGCGCGCATCCGCGAGGTCGAGGAAGGACCGGACGGCGCGATCTGGCTGCTGGAGGATGGCGGGCAAGGATCGCAAGGGCGGCTGCTCAAACTGACGCCGAAAAAATGA